ATACTTCTTCTAGCTTTTTTCCGTTTTCCTTTCTGAATCTTTGCACTTCCATTGCGGTAAGTCCGTTTAATTGTTTATCTTCGGCGACGTGAATGATTCTGATGGTTTTGATGACGTTTTTTAACCCCAGTAGATATTCTGCCGCCTTATGACTTGCAGCAGACCAGTCGGTGGCCAATAGGGGTGTTTTAAACGGTGCCCTGATTTTATCTGAGGAATCCAGCATGTATTTATAAAGCAATACGGGAGCTGAAGTTCTTCGAATCAGTTCCGCGATATCCGAACCTGAAAAAAGTATTTCTAGCTTTGTTTTTTTACGGTGACCCATGACAACAAGATCGACTTCTTCTTTCTGAACCGCCTGGATAATCTGCTGGACAAGATTTCCTACCACAATATAGGCACCCACTTCCATGCCCTGTTCAAACAGAGTTTCCGCCCAGTCAATAAAGC
The Thermodesulfobacteriota bacterium DNA segment above includes these coding regions:
- a CDS encoding universal stress protein, with translation MKIKKLLFATQLEELWFDALQSLMDLRKADLNHVVFLNVIERDKVAMRRGTGYQKGEEIKLREMVNVRFIDWAETLFEQGMEVGAYIVVGNLVQQIIQAVQKEEVDLVVMGHRKKTKLEILFSGSDIAELIRRTSAPVLLYKYMLDSSDKIRAPFKTPLLATDWSAASHKAAEYLLGLKNVIKTIRIIHVAEDKQLNGLTAMEVQRFRKENGKKLEEVCEMFESQGIKAKSHFYIGDTADEIEKAAQEFRASMIVMGATGKGALRERWLGSVPMELAEKSAFPTLLVPSKVSGN